One Thermosipho africanus Ob7 genomic region harbors:
- a CDS encoding DNA-binding protein has protein sequence MKKFYFMLLILVPLFLFSSVISISDAKALSDGKDVIVRGIVTVEPGPFDVNIIFIQDESGGINVYLRGGHFEGIDRGDLVEISGYMWTHRLNRELVIDADKEKYYIKVLSKNNTLPQPRKISTKDINNEEYQGLFVEVEGDVVKIEQSDPRKVYIDDGSGNGMVFIRENTGILTSYFRVGMHLKVKGVLGRYQSFFELWPRSMDDIEAGDVFPPEVKSVFLKDDKVYIVFNEPVSEKSVLDNKTIRIAGRSIKRHTMYFDNRVVILELDKKIDSTVKIMIRFVKDMNENQMGSVIASINPEKDVFAKRVLFDEGHGQQAGNADWVIYGAYSDFAEALKNELGMYVESTKENLTYELLSLYKVFIIPEPNRPFKAEEIDAILKFVENGGGLFLIADHGGSDRNGNGWDSPRIFNEFVENFGFKFTGDSIEEEPLEYVYEHEITKGINNVGVWAGSTIQVLRDDVKILISDINKKPYLVLSSYGKGFVVAIGDSSPFDDGTGDKNDILHDGWSYGDDAKLAVNIVKFLSSH, from the coding sequence ATGAAAAAATTTTATTTTATGCTTTTGATACTTGTTCCATTATTTTTATTTTCATCAGTTATTAGTATTTCAGATGCAAAGGCTCTTAGCGATGGAAAAGATGTAATTGTCAGAGGAATTGTTACCGTTGAACCAGGTCCTTTTGATGTAAACATTATCTTTATCCAGGATGAAAGTGGAGGAATTAATGTTTACCTTCGTGGAGGTCATTTTGAAGGTATAGACAGAGGGGATTTAGTTGAAATTAGTGGATACATGTGGACACATAGATTAAATAGAGAACTTGTAATTGATGCTGACAAAGAAAAGTATTACATAAAGGTCTTATCTAAAAACAATACTTTACCTCAACCAAGGAAAATATCAACAAAGGATATTAATAATGAAGAATATCAAGGATTGTTTGTAGAAGTAGAGGGTGATGTAGTAAAAATAGAGCAATCAGATCCAAGAAAGGTATATATTGATGATGGAAGTGGAAATGGTATGGTATTTATTCGTGAAAATACCGGTATACTTACATCATATTTTAGAGTTGGAATGCATCTTAAAGTAAAGGGAGTCCTTGGAAGATATCAATCATTTTTTGAACTTTGGCCAAGAAGTATGGACGATATTGAAGCTGGAGATGTCTTTCCGCCTGAAGTAAAATCAGTATTTTTAAAGGATGATAAGGTATATATTGTTTTTAATGAACCAGTTTCTGAAAAAAGCGTTTTAGATAATAAGACTATAAGAATTGCAGGAAGAAGTATAAAAAGGCACACGATGTACTTTGATAATAGAGTAGTTATACTTGAACTTGATAAAAAAATAGATTCAACAGTTAAGATAATGATAAGGTTTGTAAAAGATATGAATGAAAACCAGATGGGATCAGTAATTGCTTCTATTAATCCTGAAAAAGATGTATTTGCTAAAAGAGTTTTATTTGATGAAGGACACGGACAGCAGGCAGGAAATGCAGATTGGGTAATATATGGAGCATATTCTGATTTTGCAGAAGCACTTAAGAATGAGCTTGGTATGTACGTTGAAAGTACAAAAGAGAATCTTACATATGAGCTTTTAAGCCTTTATAAAGTATTTATTATCCCTGAGCCTAACAGACCTTTTAAAGCGGAGGAAATAGATGCAATATTAAAGTTTGTCGAAAATGGTGGTGGTCTATTTTTAATAGCTGATCATGGTGGTTCAGATAGAAATGGGAACGGTTGGGATTCTCCAAGAATATTTAATGAATTTGTAGAAAATTTTGGTTTTAAATTTACTGGGGATAGTATAGAAGAAGAACCATTAGAATACGTGTATGAACACGAAATAACAAAAGGAATAAATAATGTTGGGGTTTGGGCAGGAAGTACTATCCAGGTTTTAAGAGATGATGTAAAAATTTTAATTTCCGATATAAATAAAAAGCCTTATTTAGTTTTAAGTAGTTACGGAAAAGGTTTTGTTGTTGCTATAGGAGATAGCTCTCCGTTTGATGATGGAACCGGGGATAAAAATGATATATTACACGACGGTTGGAGCTATGGTGATGATGCAAAACTTGCGGTTAATATAGTTAAATTTCTTTCATCTCACTAA
- a CDS encoding serine dehydratase subunit alpha family protein: MIKDIFFDQVKPAYGCTEPIAVALSTATAKKYLNETLEDLKEINITLDKNTYKNGLVVNIPGTNIFGLEIAAALGYLCGIPEKGLEVLKDVNSQCLSKATNLKNKIKIEINDMPYLYVETIAVSKDNHTVKILIEGKHDNIAKITIDSNTILDKPFNPSKTTLENIKKYSIDEIIDYVENPDKEVLDYVEKAIEMNIDIAKYGMQMKGNFSNAAINEYVKYVSAGVDARMSGVLKPVMTVAGSGNQGLSCILPIATKREEYDKEKILKATLLSILVTIYIKAYTGLLTPICGAGSISATGSAAGLTYLKGGNRQQIKNAINDTIGTLFGLTCDGAKRGCALKAVTGTLTAIQVSELAINNIDVPCGNGIVAKDVEETIRRVGKLTNSVKQFDKDVLDYIGKC; this comes from the coding sequence TTGATAAAAGATATATTCTTTGACCAGGTAAAGCCTGCGTATGGTTGCACCGAACCCATAGCTGTGGCATTATCTACAGCTACTGCAAAGAAATATTTGAATGAAACTTTAGAAGATTTAAAAGAAATAAATATAACTCTTGATAAAAATACATATAAAAACGGACTTGTTGTAAATATTCCAGGCACAAATATATTTGGCCTTGAAATTGCTGCTGCTCTGGGATACTTATGTGGAATTCCAGAAAAAGGACTTGAAGTCTTAAAAGATGTAAATTCTCAATGCTTGAGTAAAGCCACGAACCTTAAAAATAAAATTAAAATAGAAATTAATGATATGCCATATCTTTATGTAGAAACAATAGCTGTATCAAAAGATAATCACACCGTTAAAATTTTAATTGAAGGGAAACATGACAACATTGCAAAAATAACCATTGATTCTAATACAATCCTTGACAAACCCTTTAATCCATCAAAAACCACATTAGAAAACATAAAAAAATACTCAATCGATGAAATTATCGATTATGTAGAAAATCCGGACAAAGAAGTTTTAGATTATGTTGAAAAAGCAATTGAAATGAACATAGATATTGCAAAATATGGGATGCAAATGAAAGGAAATTTTTCAAATGCTGCAATAAACGAATATGTAAAATACGTAAGTGCAGGTGTTGACGCAAGAATGAGTGGAGTTTTAAAACCAGTAATGACTGTTGCTGGAAGCGGAAACCAAGGGCTTTCATGCATACTACCAATAGCAACAAAAAGAGAAGAATATGATAAAGAAAAAATCTTAAAAGCAACATTACTAAGTATATTAGTTACAATATACATAAAAGCATATACTGGTCTTTTAACCCCTATTTGCGGGGCAGGAAGTATTTCTGCCACGGGATCTGCAGCAGGGCTCACATATCTAAAGGGTGGTAATAGACAGCAGATCAAAAATGCAATTAACGACACAATTGGAACATTGTTTGGGTTAACTTGCGATGGGGCAAAAAGAGGGTGCGCTCTAAAGGCCGTCACAGGAACACTTACCGCTATTCAAGTAAGTGAGCTTGCAATAAATAACATTGATGTTCCCTGTGGAAATGGTATAGTTGCAAAAGATGTTGAAGAAACAATAAGACGCGTTGGAAAACTTACCAATTCTGTAAAGCAATTTGATAAAGATGTATTAGACTACATAGGAAAATGTTAG